A region from the Kribbella shirazensis genome encodes:
- a CDS encoding MFS transporter translates to MSSRLGQMLPPAGAPRSLAMAQLANSVGDGAFVVTSALFFTRVVGLSTAQVGLGLTIAWLLGFLAGVPLGNLADHYGARGAATLLALTTAASVASFLVVRSFAAFLIAAIVYACSQTGLTAARQALLAGLVRPAERTRIRAFLQSTVNAGLAVGALLGGVALRFDNTAAYLIVFAIDALSFLVAAALIRRVPPIAVSIRTAGEPRLAVLRDRPYAVLALINAVMLLFMPLISLVGPLWIVTRTDAPSWAVASLMIVNTLGVTLFQVRIANAVKDLRTAARSVRYAGIAMLTACAVFAVTAADLSPTAAAVALIVAAALLTLGEMKLASGAWEISFGLAPAGKQGQYQGFFGTGPAIARMLGPALLTTAVLGWGPIGWIAVGALFLGTSCATGPAVRWAARTRAVNEDATPSLVEENAA, encoded by the coding sequence ATGAGCAGCAGACTTGGGCAGATGCTTCCGCCGGCCGGAGCGCCGCGGAGCTTGGCGATGGCGCAGTTGGCCAACTCGGTCGGCGACGGTGCGTTCGTCGTCACCTCGGCGTTGTTCTTCACCCGGGTGGTCGGACTCTCGACCGCGCAGGTCGGCCTGGGGCTGACGATCGCCTGGCTGCTCGGATTCCTGGCGGGTGTTCCGCTGGGGAACCTCGCAGACCACTACGGCGCACGCGGCGCCGCAACACTGCTGGCCCTCACCACTGCAGCCTCGGTCGCGTCGTTCCTGGTGGTCAGAAGCTTCGCAGCCTTCCTCATCGCCGCCATCGTCTACGCGTGCAGTCAGACCGGCCTCACGGCAGCACGGCAGGCACTCCTGGCCGGCCTGGTACGACCAGCCGAGCGCACCAGGATCCGCGCGTTCCTGCAGTCCACTGTCAACGCGGGCCTCGCCGTCGGAGCCCTTCTCGGCGGCGTTGCGCTCCGCTTCGACAACACAGCGGCGTACCTGATCGTGTTCGCGATCGACGCCCTCAGCTTCCTGGTCGCTGCCGCCCTCATCCGCCGGGTCCCGCCCATCGCGGTCAGCATCCGCACCGCAGGTGAGCCAAGGCTCGCAGTACTCCGCGATCGCCCGTACGCCGTACTCGCGCTGATCAACGCCGTCATGCTGCTCTTCATGCCGCTGATCAGCCTGGTCGGCCCGCTCTGGATCGTCACGCGCACCGACGCGCCGAGCTGGGCCGTAGCCTCGCTGATGATCGTGAACACGCTCGGCGTGACGCTGTTCCAGGTCCGGATCGCCAACGCTGTCAAGGATCTGCGCACCGCGGCCCGTTCCGTCCGGTACGCCGGTATCGCGATGCTTACCGCCTGCGCCGTCTTCGCCGTCACGGCCGCCGACCTGAGCCCCACCGCCGCGGCTGTCGCCCTGATCGTGGCCGCCGCCCTCCTCACCCTCGGTGAGATGAAGCTCGCGTCCGGCGCCTGGGAGATCAGCTTCGGACTCGCCCCCGCTGGCAAGCAGGGGCAGTACCAGGGCTTCTTCGGCACCGGTCCCGCGATCGCGCGGATGCTCGGCCCGGCGCTGCTCACCACGGCCGTCCTCGGCTGGGGTCCGATCGGCTGGATCGCGGTCGGCGCCCTGTTCCTGGGGACCAGTTGCGCAACTGGTCCCGCCGTACGATGGGCTGCGCGGACGAGGGCCGTCAACGAGGACGCCACGCCGTCGCTGGTAGAGGAGAACGCCGCCTGA
- a CDS encoding alpha-ketoglutarate-dependent dioxygenase AlkB, with protein sequence MGADLQGSLFDAFAEPALGALGGVVRTDLGRGAWVDVLPGWLTGADQVYERLARDVPWQAERRQMYDRVVDVPRLLCFYGENADLPLPILDQARDALSAYYAEELGEPFRTAGLCFYRDGKDSVAWHGDRIGRGNHEDTMVAILSVGEPRVLALRPRPGASGAEVSSTLRYPLGHGDLIVMGGSCQRTWEHAIPKATGHIGPRISIQFRPRGVR encoded by the coding sequence ATGGGTGCTGATCTTCAGGGCTCGTTGTTCGATGCGTTCGCGGAGCCGGCGTTGGGTGCGTTGGGTGGGGTGGTGCGCACCGACTTGGGGCGTGGGGCCTGGGTGGATGTGCTGCCGGGGTGGTTGACGGGAGCGGATCAGGTGTACGAGCGGCTAGCGCGGGACGTGCCGTGGCAGGCTGAGCGGCGGCAGATGTACGACCGGGTGGTCGACGTACCGCGGCTGCTGTGTTTCTACGGCGAGAACGCCGACCTGCCGCTGCCGATCCTGGACCAGGCGAGGGACGCCTTGAGCGCGTACTACGCAGAGGAACTGGGCGAGCCGTTCCGGACCGCGGGGTTGTGCTTCTACCGCGACGGCAAGGACAGCGTCGCCTGGCACGGTGATCGCATCGGCCGCGGCAACCACGAGGACACGATGGTCGCGATCCTGTCCGTCGGCGAACCCAGGGTGCTCGCCCTCCGCCCACGCCCGGGCGCTTCCGGCGCGGAAGTCTCCTCCACCCTCCGCTATCCGCTCGGCCACGGTGATCTGATCGTCATGGGCGGCTCCTGCCAACGCACGTGGGAACACGCCATCCCCAAGGCCACTGGCCACATCGGCCCCCGAATCAGCATCCAATTCCGCCCCCGCGGCGTCCGCTGA